The Pyrus communis chromosome 5, drPyrComm1.1, whole genome shotgun sequence region ATACACCCCgcaaaaagtaagaaaaatcaAAGATGTAATTATTCGCATTCACACTTCATTATCATAATAAATTACAATTGTCCTCAATAAGTAAAGCAATATTTCTGATGGTAAGCGCGTACATGTTTATTGATTAATTAGGAGGACAGATGGCATTTTTTCCCATCTTGTGATTAAATTTGACAACAATTATTAACAAATTGGAGGTTTTAGAAGATGAGTAATCctaggagattaaatttgtaaactaaattttgtaaattaaatgacatagaagttgatgattggattattagataaacattgataaacatacttatttcttattggtgatatatcatttagtttgtaattttagtctataaatttaattttcttaacattaCTCTTTAGAAAATATAGAAATAAATCCCTTAATTCGTCAATTGTCATACACCGCTTATGAGTAataatttttgtccttttatgTATGTGAAATAACGTATGTATGACATAGTTCAGTGACTCCGCTCTAAACTAAGAATTTTTTATTACATGGAGCGGTTGTTGTCTTTAGTGACTAATTCATCGTGTATTAATTCATTTAGtattaaaaaaacacttttctattggggtataccttcatcttcaaggcaagaagaagaaattgaaatgagaaaatagaaaataaaaaattgggttGGAACGGTTGCTTCTAAGCCGCGTGGACTATTCTCATTGGCAGTTAGTCAGTCCTCAACGTCAAAGTTGTTGAATGACGAATTGTTTATATTCTCATCTCGCACCGTCGGATTTCAATTCCTAGAATCCTAACCTTTGCCCCACTAACACGCAAACTAGCATTACAAGGACCCAGATATTCTCCCCTGCTCGTGTGCTTGATCAAATCTGAGCCTCTGTTTCTTCAGTCAACTAATCAACGGTTCAGATTTAATTttaacaaagcacttgtaaacTCATTAGAAACTCCTGCAAACCTCCGCCTCATCCTCCCTCAACAACCAGTCAACCCTCACTTGGAAGCAACAGCAGCGGGAAACGTTCAAGTCTGAATTCCACAACCTTTTTTCTTGTCTGTTAATCTATTAACTAAGAGCTCTGgatgttcttttaaaataactgaagacgtttttgtgaaaatatttttagaactaatctttagtaaaaatgcaagtaaatattaaaaaaacacttagAAGTGCTTATTGGAAAAAATACATAACtgatgcttcttgcagaaaacatttcaagtgcttttagaacccaaattttttttgtttaaaacgctttcaatcattttaaaagtataacCAAACGAGTAATAATGTAGTTGGACAGCTTTGATCAAGTCATCTGCAAGTTTACAACACGTCTCTGTAAATATTGGTTAATTGTATTGGTTTTATATGTACATGGTTTGATCAGAATGATGTGATATGTATGGTTGCTCGTATGAAGCAAACGACTGGTACATGTATAAAACAATTGATGTTGTACATACTTATCTGTATATGCGTAATTTGAATTTATATAAGCTGCAACGAAAGAACATCAAAGTTTTCATTCATGAGAACATCACACGTAACATCAATTCCTCCTCCTCTAAATTACAACTTCCATTTCCAAACAAACAGGAAAGTACTGCTGCTACTACTGCCAACCGTGTACTTGTAGAAGGAAATATCAACTTTGTATAACACTACTTAAAAGCTTACGCAAATGAGACCGTGAACCCTTGGTTCCGTGCTAGGCTGGGAAGGTTGCTTTTAGTAGCTAGCAGATGTTGGAGAATGGACTCACTAATGGACCGGACCACTTTCTTCCACTTTCCTTCCACCCTCTTCCTGCACTGAAACCTTATCCACCGTCTTCTGGCTCACTTCTGTTGCTGCCTTGGCAGCCCTTTTAAAAGCATCGGTTACCCATGATGTCCCAGTTAATACGTAACGATTCTGCATGATTGCAGATCCAGCACTACTCACCGTTTGCTCAGCAGCTGAAAACGCAATCTTGGTCTTCTCAGAAACCTGAAACCTTTCATCCATTTGCTTCACCTTATCATTTACCATGGTTGTGCCAGCACTAAGTTTATCAGTGAAACCAATCTTTTGGTCCAAAGAAGAAACTGTGGCCGTTGCAGTGGAACTAAGCTGGTGTTTCTCATCAAAGGCCTTTGCCTTGTTGATCGCATCTTTTCCCAAAACGAATCCTTTGGCGAGCATGCTGCTCACGACATCTTCTGCGTTGTGAACAGCAGGTTGAGCACCAACAGGTTTAACATTTTCCGTTGCCTGAGGAGGATGAAAAACCAAACGCCGTCAGAAGCAATTATTATTGATGATAGACGAAAAGGTGCCCTTAGAAAATAATATTACAGTTGGAAGTGCTGAAGCCACAGCAGCTGGAAGCTTGTAATCTGGAGCCAGATCTATGGTAACGGACTGATCGACAATTGTTGCTCCCTGAAAGATAAGACACATAATTAAGAAAATCAGATGAGATGACAATAAAACTGATTTAGAGTAATCAGAATATCAGATTCCACCCGGTTTCCATTAGATAGGTAAGTTTTgcgaaaaaaaaagtaaaaagtcgGGAACATAAGTTAAACAACTAAGGAGAAAAAGgacaagaagagaaaaaagaaaactaaagaaGCGTTCAGAAGTGAATGACCGAAAGAAGCACTGAAGTTTCTGCCCCCTTGAAATCCTTGAAGGTAACATATGCAACCTGAGACCTCTCGTTGTCACTGCAATAAAGTAGAAAAGAAATCAACTTCCTGCGTCTCAATGCATTAAAACAATTAGCAAacggaaaagagagagagagagagagagagaggaaatgcAACCCTTGAATTTCAATGTATTCAATATCACCAGAGAAGGAAAAGAAGTCCTTTAAATCAAGTTCCGTTGCACCGAGGGAGACATTGCTAACTTTCACTGTCCTTATCTGTCATGTGAAATTGAGAAGATGCATGTAAGCATGAATACGGAGTAAAGAAATGACGATCACATTGTATAAATCATAGCACGCCCATATTAACGATGATCACATCTGCACAACTGCCCTTCTACTGAAAAGCATCAGAAAACCATATTATGTTCTCTTACAGCCAAAGTTTCAAACGGTAATTACCACAAACAAAAGCACTTTCCTTTCGATAAAGAGAACAAGTGTAATTATGGAAAGGAAATGCTTTCTAgtacaaattaaagaaattaaaataaatccctttcctttcccaaaaaaaaaaaaaggaaaagaaaaagaaaaaatttagatCGGACTAATATTGTATAAGGGGATGTGTTCCTAAATGCAAGAAGCACTAAAAGACTCACAATTCAGATTCCGCAACAAATTTTCTATTTGAATTCATCACAATTtgtaaatgaaaaacaaaaacaaagcttaaaatcataaaatcaaacaacataacataaaacggatcaaacattcaaaaccaatttttttaatttggtaaggTAATGATATTTATTTAAGAAAGGAgataacaaaatgaatcaaaccatatacacttgaaaaaaaaaagacattacaCTCACCTCCATCATCAAACCGAAGGCGTGTTTGCAGTTTGCTTGATTCCAcatagaagaaagaaaaagagagacgGAGGGAGGGAGGAAAAGCAGTTATTAGGGAGGGGGACAGGAGGGCTGCGTGGCAAAGTATGTTACGAGTGAGTCAGGTGATGTCAGTTGCTGTAATTTGGGCCGAAAACCCAATCCAACGTTATAAAATTGGGCTGGCTCTGAGGCCTACTAAAGCCTTGAACAGCGGTTGTGCCGTGGCCTAACAGAGCGTTGTGGTGAGCTTGAGGGTCCCACAGGCGGAGATTTAGGGGGTGGGGGGAGAGAAGGTGGTGAGTCCTTCTTGCTTGCGGAATAACAACATAGTTTGACCTTTCGTATCAAGTAGAGGTGAATTTTaatttgagagagaagagaagaaagaagtgaTTGGATTGAATCAACTGTACTTATTGTAAAGGCATTGTAACAAGaacaaccaaaccaaaccaacgAAATTTCCTTGGTCAGTCTTTGTCTGCAGCCAACCACCAAACAACGCAATCCAAGGGAAGCAACCCCATAACACAAGGAAGGGAAcggcagcaacagcagcagcagcaaacaAAAAAAGTGGAAGGAAGAATGAGTTTCCAAGATCTTGAGGCTGGTTCTTCTCCCcaacagcaacagcagcaacaacagcagcagcagcaacaacgaCGACCATTCGTTTACTCGAATGCAATTCAgaaccagcagcagcagcaaaatCGAAATCAATATCTTTACGAGCCGTCTCAGGCCCTGTCTGCCGGGATTTTCCAGATCAACACCGCCGTATCCACTTATTACCGCCTCGTCAATTCCCTCGGCACCCCAAAAGACACCCTTCAACTCCGCGACAAGCTGTCAGTACTACTTTTCAtattctcattttcttcttcttcttaataataataattcttcccctcttttcaatttcttgTTAGGTTTGCATAATTAAACATAATATTTGCttaattgattgattgattgtaCATTGAGAGTTATCAATGTTCCGACCTAATTCACTGTTTATCTAAATTGGGAATTGGGAGTTGGCACTGGCAGGCATAAGACCAGGGCGCACATTGGGCAGTTGGTGAAAGATACTTCAGACAAACTCAAGCAAGCTAGTGAAACTGATCACCATGCCCAAGTTACTGTAAGCATTCAATTCATTATACCTGTCTAACTATGTTTAAGTAAGTTGTTATTATCGGACTTCACCCTTTTTGGGTGACAAACTGCAGGTTGTCAAAAAGATTGCGGATGCTAAGCTTGCAAAGGATTTCCAGGCGGTTCTAAAAGAATTTCAGAAGGCTCAGAGGCTTGCAGCTGAAAGGGAAACAACATATGCTCCCTTTGTTCCCAAAGATGTTCTTCCATCCAGGTATTATCTTGTTACATGTTCTTACTAATATAAGGAACAAGCTTTTACACAAGCATTCAAGTTTCTGTATAGTGTAAACTTGCACGTCTAAGTTGATCGACGATTTAACTCTAATTCTtctctttattatttatatGTTCTACTCATCAATTCCTTTCATCGTATTGTGCAGTCATCCTGCCCATGAGCAGGAGATGAGTTCATCTAGGAGTCCCAAACAGCAAGCTCTTCTTCTAGAATCAAAAAGGTGGGCAACTTAATATATTTCAAGAAGTTTAGACACTTCTGTTATTTCTCTCTGTAATACCCTGAAGGAAAATTCGTCATCCTAAAACCATAGCAAGTTTCTAGATGAGTCACGTCCCTTAAAAGGAAAGGAATACCTTTTTAACTAGTTATTGGGATTTTTCTTTTGTGCCTGATCCTAAAGGTTCTCCATTTCACCGGTAAAATTGTTACATGGATTGTGTTGACCCCTCTCATTGTTTTGTGAGCCTTGATAGGCCAGGTGAATGTAAATTCTTTCCCATGGTGatgttttctcctttttcttatttttttttttatatggaaaCACATCTTCTAACTGCGTAACATTCTCCAGTAATTGGGACCTGCCCTGCAAATTAGTTATTGCCCTTGATGTTGAGTGTCTTATGTGATGCAACTGGAGTCCATGGTTAAGTTAtagatttgaatattttgtatgCAGACAAGAGGTTGTACTTGCGGACAATGAGATTGCATTCAATGAAGCCATTATTGAAGAAAGGGAGCAAGGGATCCAAGAAATTCAACAACAGATCAGTGAGGTTAATGAGATTTTCAAAGATCTAGCTGTACTGGTCCATGATCAAGGAGCTATAATCGGTTAGTCCAGTTTCTGTTCATTGTTACTCAGAAATtgaatttgtgtttgttgagtCACTTGTACTTTGTGTGCCCTACTTTGAACGATGCTGTCTGTACATGTGTGTGTTTCAGATGATATTGGTTCTAACATTGAGAACTCCCACGCTGCAACTGTGCAAGCGACCTCCCACCTTGTGAAAGCATCCAAGACCCAAAGATCTAATTCATCTCTggtaattttcttttccttcaacATGAGTTTGTTCAACCCGATTCCTCTTTTCTCTTGTTTTGTGTATTCAACTCCAGGATAAGTTGCTATTCAACATTTTTAACCAAAGGATGCGATATATTGGCTGGATTGATATGCGTAGttgtttaatttctttatttcaGCTATTATATATAAAGCATTGGATTAATAGAGGTTGCTAATTATTTGTGCTATTTGGGCAGACTTGTTTGCTGTTGGTGATATTTGGAGTCATCCTCATCATTGTGATTATAGTTGTCGTGGCTTGAGCAGTGTTGAAAAGGAATGATATATAAAGTATTGGTGTTTCCTTGCACGAAGAGCTCCTTTCCATgtctcctctcctctctttcAACTTTGAACTAGGTCTGATGCTAATGCCAAACGACTCAGACTCACCTCTTGGCGTTGGAGTGGTTGGCATCCTGAACAGTTACTATGTATACGTGGGGTATAGAACCTGAACCCTATCCAAGACTAGAAGCATTAAGCATAGAACAAGCAAACAGatgtatttatcattttttccgTAAACTAATGATATatgttctattttttcttttgtaagtTTCAAAGGGTGGGGATTTTTACActcttgttttttccttttattgtcaTTTCCTTGTTTCTATCACGTTTCTGTCCCTTTATTCTGTTTTGATATATTAAATTCAAAGGCTAGAAAAAGAAATGGAGTTGAAAAACCACTTccgtttccattttttttttttttttttttttttttgtaaagatatGTGCATATGATGAAAACCAATGAATTcctattttatataattaaacatgcccttaaattaattgatttacaCACAAGAAAAAAGGTAAATAAAAGGAAAGCTTGGCGGGAAAACAAGATTGGATCTTTTATGTTTGTGTAAGCCCGTTTGAGAATAAGAGTTGAGCCCAAGAAACTCAACCCAACCCATCTTGAAAagataagaataaagaaaaagagagaataaaCTAAAATAAGGGAAAAGGTTCCTTGCTGCAAAGTCTTGGTCTCGTTGGATTGGAATTTTGATGGATTGATGTTTCCTTGTTCGACAGAGCTTGAGCTGAGATGAGACGACAAACTTAGTGGATCCAAATCTCCATTTTCTCACAGAAACCCATCCTTCCTTCCCTTACTTCCGGCGTCGCAGccacccaccccaccccaccaaGGTAACCTGACTGAGATCTCTCACCTGGGTTTGCTTtctgtcttcttctttttttttttttatcaaattattcttcagGTCAGGCATTGCTTGTTAATATTCTTTTCCTTCTGTGGAACAAGTATTATTAATACGCGGTTCTTGCTTCTAAGAATTCAATTCGATTCAATTTGGTTGGTATTACTATTAGACTATTAGTATTATTACATGATTTCTTTCTCTTGTCTTTGCACTTTGTGTTATCAGTTGCCTATGACAattcatcattcctccacacttTGGTTTGATGCACTTGAGGAATTGACCTTGTTTCTTGTCGCCTTTGGTCTCTCTCTCATCATAAGAAGATTGTAAGATGTTCTTCTTACAGTTGCAGGCCCTTCCAGTTCATAGAATTCGATTCAATTGGACCATTACACAATTTCCCAACTACTCAATTGCCCTCTTCTCTTCATATTCTTAATTCCAAATATATCGTGTTCCTTATCTTGACTTGAATATACACGATCCTGTCTGTATTCACTCCCATAAACCTTTCTGATAATCTTTCTTATGGAATAAACTTCATGACTTGATTTTTGGTAAAACAAAAGCAATGACGTCCCTAGTTCACTCTGCAGATAACATCTCGAGAGCCCTTTTCCCACTCACTGTCAAGGAAAGCGTCAGTCCAGGTAAATACTTGTTGTACCCATGATTTTATGTTTCACCTCTTTTCCTGTATTAATGCGTAAGCGTGCCTGCTCTGTAATGGTTCTTGTGCTTATTATCTTGGCAAACATTGCCCTTACGTCGGTTACCTCCACGTGGTACACTACTCGCCTTCAACTGTACAGGATAATGTACTCAACTTGTTATTCTCAATTTGCTTTTtaccaatttttttcttatcaatTCTGGAAGCAAAGAAGTTACATTCAAGCGGCCAATAAATATGAGATCAAGAAAGGGAATTTGGAATTTGCAGAGTAGTTGAACCTGAATGTTGTTTTCGAAGAAGATTTCTTTTTCAAATCTCTTCTTGGAAATTAAATGGGACATTAGAAAATCATCTACCACCTCACTTTGCTAACTTCTATAGTTCTATGTTAAATTTTGAGGCAACCTAGTGATATTTGAAAGTTCGAAGGTGCCAATCTTCATTAGCTTGTGGATTTCATAGACACATCAGGTTTTTCAACCTGTTAATGTCATATTGCTGTTTGTATTTATGATTTGCAAATATGAAAATTATTGGAAGGCGTCATTCCTTTTGCAGTTGACGTAAACTACTGCATGGCCTCTGTGGCTGATGTGGCATAAATGGAAGGAGAAGTTGGGCAGATTCTCCAAGTATATCAAGTCTTTGCTGGGGATTGACAGCACAATCCCAATGGTGAACCCAAAACTTCCCTGTCGTCCAGCCATATCCTATAGGCCTATACAACCGTCTGACCTTGAGATCTTAGAGAAAATCCATGCCGATTTGTTTCCCATTAGGTACATAATCTCATCTGCAACTTTCGCATGGGCATGTTCTTTGCTACCGTGACACAGCTTTCTACAAAAGGTTTTGCCAATCTCTACAGGTATGAGGCTGAGTTTTTCCAAAATGTCGTCAATGGACATGATATTGTGTCATGGGCAGCTGTTGATCGAAGTCGTCCAAATGGTCAGAGTGATGAACTTATTGGATTTGTAACTGCACGAGTTGTTCTTGCAAGAGAAAGTGAGGTATGTCCTCTATATTCCTGCCTCTTTCTTTCCTGTGTGAATTTATGGGGAGGAATCACCACTAACTGTAAATTATGTTGGTTATTATTTGGTCTTTCTGGTTTAATTGAAGTCATTGGAAAATTGGGAGTATTTACAGAGGTTTACATTCACGATTTTGCAAGTATATGGAAGTATGGTTTGCTGCATTGTTTTGTTCAAGTTTCCTGAATTACCCTAACTCTTTTATGAAAAAACCATTGGTCTTGTAGATTGGGGATTTGCTCAGTTTCGACTCATCAAATTCAGATCAGACGTTGGTCTACATTTTGACACTGGGAGTAGTAGAATCTTTCAGAAATCTTGGCATAGGTAAAAGTTTGTCTCTTTTTTGATATGGAGGCTAAGACTTTCTTTCACTATgtggtaattttttttccttggacTTGCAGCTTCAGCACTTATTCGTGAGGTCATAAAATATGCCTCAAGTATTCCAACCTGCCGAGCAATTTACTTGCATGTCATTTCTTACAATAATTCTGCAATCCATTTGTACAAAAAAATGTCATTCATGTGTGTAAGAAGGTTGCAAGGCTTTTACTTGATCAATGGTCAGCATTATGATTCATATCTGTTTGTGTACTATGTAAATGGTGGCCGATCTCCTTGCTCACCATTGTAAGTATAACACGcttcttttttggtttgttcTAATATACCATGTtgctttgatgaagaaaatatttttctttttctttaataaaagaTGATTGCAgattttttagaaaataaaacattttgGCTACCTGCAGTGGACATGTTTAGCTCACTCGATTGGCCCATGGCATGGATTTGCATTCTTTAGAGGCAATGtgaatatataaacaagtttaaaagattAGGAGAAAGACATAACAAAAACCAagttttcaattaatttttgttattaatatgCATTTATCTGCTAGATATAGGTATCTTGAATCTCTGAAGTTGTAAGTTATTATACCTGTATGTCCAGCTATTAAAAACGTAGAGTTTACACATTTTTTGTTGAGATTCCTCAACAAAATGATGCAGGGAAAGGATTGTATAGTAGAAGATAATAAGAAACATGCAATAGTGGAGAGAACCATAGCTTAGATGCATGTGACATTGTGGTTTTATATACTTGTAAAAAATAAAGTCTCTGTCTTGTCAAGTACTTAGAAACTGAACAggttattgatttttattttgggATTGTTTTATGTTGCAGGGAGCTGGTTACAGGAACACTGAACTGTATGATGAATGGTCTTAAGTCTCTGCTTGCAATGCTACGGAAGAACGATGACAGGAAGGTGTCAAAGTGGGCGAAATGTAAAGAAACTCGTAGCCATATATCGATCACACAAAACAGGAGAAACCTGACTGCAGCGGACTGTACAGGGTATGAGtgtgtttgatttgtttgttCATGTTAGAGGTTGGATCAACGGACGGCGATGAGCAATGAGTGAGCAGGAGGGGAAGTTATGTTGATGCAAAGTTATAAATGCTGCTTTCTACCCATGCATTCAGGTTTAACCATACCAATATACATTTACATTTACCGCGGAATAACATGTCAATGTAATAAGCGTTGTAGCGTTGTACTTGGCTTGGATGAAGTTAAAGATAACAAGCAGGGTGTCACTTGTGAGATCCTTGATTATTTGTTCATATGTTCTTTTTAATCTTTAAGTTATTCTCAACCTCAAGAATCTGGAAAAGAATCGTTCTACGACGCATTAGTACATTTTATCTTAATTAAATGTCGACTCACATATTGTATAAGATTTAGGACGAGGTCATCTCCGCCTCCCTCCAGGCTCCAGTCAAAAATACCTAAAAATTTTTGG contains the following coding sequences:
- the LOC137735585 gene encoding binding partner of ACD11 1-like; the encoded protein is MWNQANCKHAFGLMMEIRTVKVSNVSLGATELDLKDFFSFSGDIEYIEIQGDNERSQVAYVTFKDFKGAETSVLLSGATIVDQSVTIDLAPDYKLPAAVASALPTATENVKPVGAQPAVHNAEDVVSSMLAKGFVLGKDAINKAKAFDEKHQLSSTATATVSSLDQKIGFTDKLSAGTTMVNDKVKQMDERFQVSEKTKIAFSAAEQTVSSAGSAIMQNRYVLTGTSWVTDAFKRAAKAATEVSQKTVDKVSVQEEGGRKVEESGPVH
- the LOC137734955 gene encoding syntaxin-22-like, producing MSFQDLEAGSSPQQQQQQQQQQQQQRRPFVYSNAIQNQQQQQNRNQYLYEPSQALSAGIFQINTAVSTYYRLVNSLGTPKDTLQLRDKLHKTRAHIGQLVKDTSDKLKQASETDHHAQVTVVKKIADAKLAKDFQAVLKEFQKAQRLAAERETTYAPFVPKDVLPSSHPAHEQEMSSSRSPKQQALLLESKRQEVVLADNEIAFNEAIIEEREQGIQEIQQQISEVNEIFKDLAVLVHDQGAIIDDIGSNIENSHAATVQATSHLVKASKTQRSNSSLTCLLLVIFGVILIIVIIVVVA
- the LOC137735170 gene encoding histone acetyltransferase MCC1-like: MWHKWKEKLGRFSKYIKSLLGIDSTIPMVNPKLPCRPAISYRPIQPSDLEILEKIHADLFPIRYEAEFFQNVVNGHDIVSWAAVDRSRPNGQSDELIGFVTARVVLARESEIGDLLSFDSSNSDQTLVYILTLGVVESFRNLGIASALIREVIKYASSIPTCRAIYLHVISYNNSAIHLYKKMSFMCVRRLQGFYLINGQHYDSYLFVYYVNGGRSPCSPLELVTGTLNCMMNGLKSLLAMLRKNDDRKVSKWAKCKETRSHISITQNRRNLTAADCTGYECV